The stretch of DNA GAAGCAACTGAGCGATACGAAAACCAGGGACCTTATTCGGTATTTCATTGGTTGTTCTCCCCAATGTTCTATTTAATCCAGAGAATACACGACCAAAAAGGCGGCACCAAGCGTCCGCTTTGAGTCGGTGCTTGCCAATTATTACATGACTTCTGGATGACCGCTTACAGTATAAGCAGCCGTTCGCCGACGGTGGGGGAATGAGCAGAGATGGCCGATTCCGGCCGTTCGGGATGACTGAAGGGGCCGTCAGGTCTCGAATGTCCAAGCTCGACCCAAAGGAGGCGTTCGCAACGAGCGCCGGGTGTTAGACAGGAGCTACCTTAGCCTCTTGCAGTCCCACTCGTATGACATCACCCGTTCGATCTCTCCTCCGATGAGCGCCTCCACTCAAAGCGGTTCGGGTGTATCATGTGGTTTACGCCGACAGAAAACAGTACATATGGCGACTATGGAGAAGCGTCGAGAAGGCCAATGCCAATGCGGAAATATCCGATACCGACTCATCGGTGAACCCCTAACACTTTACATCTGCCACTGTCTTCATTGCCAGAAGCAGTCCTCCAGTGCCTTTGGGATGTCACTCTGGATAAATCGTGATGACATCGAGTTTCTGTCCGGCGAATTGAAGTTTTGGACGACGAAAGGTGATAGCGGCGCGACAAAGATGTGCGCCTTTTGCGGTAACTGCGGTTCACGCATTTATCACGCTTCAGACGATGATCAAGCTCCGCTTAGTCTCAAAGCAGGGACACTCAACGACACGTCGTGGTTGCGACCAGTAGCCCATATTTGGACTAAGCGAGCACAGCCTTGGGTTTCAATAGACCAAAAGCCGGACCGCTGTTATGACGAAGAACCGCCTAGTGATGAGGAATTGCTACGGCTGTGGCGAGATTCGAATCGGGCAGAATAATTCGCCAGTTGCCGTCCGTTGACCGAGTGAGGGGCTAGTCCTAACGCAATCGTTGGAGTTGCCTCGTATTGCTTTCACGAGCCCCTGCGAATGACCGGGCCGCCAGCCAACGAAGGTCCGAGATCGACCCATTCCGGCCGTACGTAAGGTCTGCCGCGGCGGGGGTCGGTCAACCGACGGTCGTCGTCCCAGGTCCCCGTGCCAGACCAGTTGCTCAGTCCGAATCGCGTGAGAAGCCGTATACCTTCGGGTCGTCGCAGATGTAGCAGGTGTAGTCTTCGTAGTAGTCTTGGCGACCACGTTCCTTGACTTCCAGATGTTCGGGATGCTCGACCCAGGCGCGAAAGTGCTCAGGTGACTCCCACTCGATGATGGAGAGCCTTTCGCCATCGTTAGCGACAAACCCCTTACACGAGATGAATCCGGGCAGCGACCGTGAGATTTCATTCATTCGTTTGTTGCACGCTTGATAATCTTCGCCAAGATTGGGGCGAAGGCGCGAGCGAAAAATGGCGACGAGCATCTAGGTTGCTCTTTAGTGACTTCAGGCCTTCACGCCAACGGCAGTACAGGTCCTTTGTCGGGTTGGTGAACGGCGGGTTTCTCGACCCGCGGAATCGCGCTGGAAGACTCAACACCAATATCGGCGATATCATCATCGAGGGAGACGACATCTACAGATAATAGCCTCTACGGAAGTAGAGGCGTACCCCCAAGGGGCATCGAGATATATGCACTCATACCTCGTCCATCCTTAGACTCGTTGATACGTTTCGGAATGACAATGAGAAGCCACCCGGACACTTATCGAATCCGGGTGGTGATGTTTATTGATTGATTGATTTATGTATTACTTGAATGCGGCTTTAAGAAATTCGCTCAGATCCTTCCACGATTGCTTCGCTGCCTTGTCGTTGTAGCGAATCGGCAGGTTGTGTTTTTCAGCCCGTGTCGTGGCGTCAGGGCGGGTGAAACCATGTTTTGTGCCGGGATAGACGATTACCTTGGTCTCGACACCGGCTGCAGCCATTTCTTTTATTACCTTGTTCACGTCTTCTATGGGTACCGAGCTATCGTCTTCCGCTTGCTGTACCAGGACCTTTGCTTTGACGAAACCTTTTTTGGCAGGATTGTCGGTCTTGGGGATTACCCCCCAGATGCTTGCGACACCATCCAGGTCCTTGCCGCGGCGGGCCATTTCCAATACCACCCGACCGCCCAGTGAGTAGCCAATTGCGGCAACATGATTGCTATCGACTGTTTCATTTTTGATCAGCGTTTGATAGGTAGCATCAAAACGCACCTCCATGGTCTTTGGATCCGCCGTAAACATGATCATTTGCTTTTTAGTCTCAGGGAACTCGACATATTTACCATCGCCGTACATGTCCATGACTATGGCGGTATAACCGAGTTTGGCCAGTGCCTCGGCGCGATCACGCGCATAGTTGCTGTGTCCCCACCAATCGGGAACGACGATCACCGCGGGACGTTTGCCTTGGACGGCCTTGTCATAGACGATGTAGCCCACCAAGCTGGTATCCCCGGCTTTGTATGGAACCAATTCACCTGTGATCGCGGCATACAGCGGGGTGCTGACCACTGCCAAAAACGTAAATAGAATAAAAGGGAATCTAGACATAGTTGCCTCCCGAGTGAAAGAGTGTTGTCCTAACTACAGTGCAGGGCCGGGGTAAGCGATGTCCGCCAACGCCCAGGTCTGGTTCGTTATCGCTCATGCTGGAACAAAATTCGGACGGTGGCAGACCAAAGCGTTCATGGAAACTATTGGTGAAACGGGACGCTGATCGGTAACCGCAATCGGCGAATCGTTCGTTGCAAGTGCTCCAACCCCTCCTGCGTGGATAGGAACTTAGTCAAACAGAACGTCCACAATGTCCTGCGGAGATTTGAGTGCGGCCACTGCAAAGTGCAGTTCGAATAAGGACAGCCGTCAGCCCTTGGAGTGGCAGGAGCGCGTTTCTTGATGACGCTTGCGGGGACTATACACCGAATGG from Gammaproteobacteria bacterium encodes:
- a CDS encoding antibiotic biosynthesis monooxygenase, which translates into the protein MLVAIFRSRLRPNLGEDYQACNKRMNEISRSLPGFISCKGFVANDGERLSIIEWESPEHFRAWVEHPEHLEVKERGRQDYYEDYTCYICDDPKVYGFSRDSD
- a CDS encoding GFA family protein; translated protein: MEKRREGQCQCGNIRYRLIGEPLTLYICHCLHCQKQSSSAFGMSLWINRDDIEFLSGELKFWTTKGDSGATKMCAFCGNCGSRIYHASDDDQAPLSLKAGTLNDTSWLRPVAHIWTKRAQPWVSIDQKPDRCYDEEPPSDEELLRLWRDSNRAE
- a CDS encoding dienelactone hydrolase family protein — translated: MSRFPFILFTFLAVVSTPLYAAITGELVPYKAGDTSLVGYIVYDKAVQGKRPAVIVVPDWWGHSNYARDRAEALAKLGYTAIVMDMYGDGKYVEFPETKKQMIMFTADPKTMEVRFDATYQTLIKNETVDSNHVAAIGYSLGGRVVLEMARRGKDLDGVASIWGVIPKTDNPAKKGFVKAKVLVQQAEDDSSVPIEDVNKVIKEMAAAGVETKVIVYPGTKHGFTRPDATTRAEKHNLPIRYNDKAAKQSWKDLSEFLKAAFK